In uncultured Draconibacterium sp., a genomic segment contains:
- a CDS encoding type IX secretion system membrane protein PorP/SprF: MMKAKLNIIKGLGILAIVVAAFTSNAQQDPMFTQYMFNTQTINPAYAGTWESVGFMALGRHQWTGWDGAPTTYTFSVQAPLKNERVALGLNVMNDKVGLEKRFYVFADYSYLVPLSEKTSLRLGLKGGFTNYSNNLAEYTILDPGDPNFAGEIKNAFKPNFGVGAFLYSKRAYVGLSVPKLVSTTFENDMESFSVEGELRHYFLIAGAVFDMGENVKFKPTMFTKASFTSETGTPLQFDLTGNFLIKEKFWLGAMYRTGSSYGFIAQWIFDQKLRVGYAIDFATSNVKHYNNGTHEVMISYELRFKKEEVVSPRYF; encoded by the coding sequence ATGATGAAAGCAAAATTAAATATAATCAAAGGTTTAGGGATTCTGGCAATAGTAGTAGCAGCATTTACCTCAAATGCCCAACAGGATCCGATGTTTACACAATACATGTTCAATACACAAACCATTAACCCGGCTTATGCCGGTACATGGGAGTCGGTAGGATTTATGGCTCTTGGACGCCATCAGTGGACCGGTTGGGACGGAGCTCCTACAACTTATACCTTCTCGGTACAGGCTCCACTAAAAAATGAACGTGTTGCGCTGGGTTTAAATGTAATGAATGATAAAGTTGGATTAGAAAAACGTTTTTATGTTTTTGCCGATTATTCTTACCTGGTTCCACTCAGCGAGAAAACAAGTTTAAGATTGGGATTAAAAGGTGGTTTTACCAATTACTCCAACAACTTAGCAGAGTATACCATTTTAGACCCGGGCGACCCGAATTTTGCAGGTGAAATAAAAAATGCATTCAAACCAAACTTTGGTGTAGGTGCCTTTTTATACAGTAAGAGAGCCTATGTAGGCCTTTCAGTTCCGAAATTAGTGAGCACTACCTTCGAAAACGATATGGAAAGCTTCTCGGTTGAAGGAGAATTACGCCACTATTTCCTGATTGCCGGTGCCGTTTTTGATATGGGTGAGAATGTAAAATTCAAACCGACCATGTTTACAAAAGCGTCGTTTACATCTGAAACTGGTACTCCGCTTCAGTTCGACCTGACAGGAAACTTCCTTATTAAGGAGAAGTTCTGGCTCGGTGCCATGTATCGTACAGGATCTTCTTACGGTTTTATTGCCCAATGGATATTTGACCAAAAATTACGTGTTGGTTATGCCATTGATTTTGCCACCAGCAATGTGAAGCATTACAACAATGGTACGCACGAAGTAATGATCTCTTACGAACTAAGATTTAAGAAAGAAGAAGTAGTATCGCCAAGATACTTCTAA
- a CDS encoding (2Fe-2S)-binding protein: MCNFVDEAEIKKLLEKGADSTAQIQSLTRAGTSCGRCLPVIDGLVEEHLKTKPKPQQGKLRLGF; encoded by the coding sequence ATGTGTAATTTTGTTGATGAAGCGGAGATTAAAAAACTCTTGGAAAAGGGAGCCGATTCTACTGCTCAGATTCAATCGTTAACACGTGCAGGAACATCTTGTGGTCGTTGTTTGCCCGTTATTGATGGTTTGGTTGAAGAGCATTTAAAAACAAAACCCAAGCCACAACAAGGAAAGCTGCGACTCGGGTTCTAA
- a CDS encoding secondary thiamine-phosphate synthase enzyme YjbQ, which yields MQKIITVSTPQHNILVDITSEVADVVKTAGIKSGAVNVYVQGATAGIMIQENWDDSVQNDVVSLMKKLIPAGVWEHDAQDNNGDSHLKAGMVGPSETIPIVNGKMGLSTWQNIFLCEFDGPRNSRNIVITLIDSEK from the coding sequence ATGCAGAAAATCATAACGGTATCGACACCGCAACATAACATATTGGTTGACATTACTTCTGAAGTAGCGGATGTAGTGAAGACGGCAGGTATTAAAAGTGGGGCGGTAAACGTTTATGTGCAGGGAGCAACAGCAGGAATTATGATTCAGGAAAACTGGGATGATTCGGTGCAGAACGACGTGGTAAGCCTGATGAAAAAACTGATACCCGCAGGTGTTTGGGAACACGATGCGCAGGATAATAATGGTGATTCGCACCTGAAAGCCGGAATGGTAGGTCCGAGTGAAACAATCCCGATCGTGAATGGCAAAATGGGCCTGTCTACCTGGCAAAATATATTTTTATGCGAATTCGACGGGCCAAGAAATTCCCGAAATATTGTTATAACCTTAATAGATTCGGAAAAATAA
- a CDS encoding HD domain-containing protein: protein MEERTGLAIKKFNDYVDSFTGLSEDQLTNFEIKKNHSLRVADLALLLAKNMELNETEAQLAYLIGLFHDIGRFRQLKEYNTFNDAKSVDHAELGIEVLQQGDFFNDLDDGQVELIFLAIQQHNKLGLTKDMTDKERLFAKLIRDADKLDILRVITDYYSNPKATPNHTLTWEMPKGGMVSKDVSKQILKGAPVSKESITNELDIKVMQLSWVYDLNYRPSFELMMEKRYLEKIYNSMPKNDTVIEIYRKVKVFVENKLIA from the coding sequence ATGGAGGAGAGAACAGGACTGGCCATAAAGAAGTTTAACGATTACGTTGACTCTTTTACAGGACTTAGCGAAGATCAGCTTACGAATTTCGAGATAAAGAAAAATCATTCATTACGTGTTGCTGATCTTGCGTTACTATTGGCTAAAAATATGGAGCTCAACGAAACGGAAGCTCAACTTGCCTATTTAATAGGATTGTTTCACGATATTGGAAGGTTTCGGCAGCTGAAAGAATACAACACTTTTAATGATGCCAAATCGGTTGATCATGCCGAATTGGGAATTGAAGTTTTACAGCAAGGCGACTTTTTTAATGATTTGGATGACGGTCAGGTAGAATTAATATTCCTGGCAATCCAACAGCACAATAAGCTTGGGCTTACAAAGGACATGACGGATAAAGAGCGACTTTTTGCCAAACTAATCCGCGATGCCGATAAGCTTGATATCCTACGCGTAATAACCGATTATTATTCCAATCCGAAGGCAACGCCAAATCATACTTTAACCTGGGAAATGCCAAAAGGAGGAATGGTATCAAAAGATGTCTCGAAACAGATATTGAAAGGGGCCCCGGTGTCAAAAGAAAGCATTACCAACGAACTTGATATTAAAGTTATGCAGCTTTCGTGGGTGTACGATTTAAACTACAGGCCGTCGTTCGAGTTAATGATGGAAAAACGTTACCTGGAGAAAATCTATAACTCGATGCCCAAAAACGATACGGTGATTGAAATCTACCGAAAAGTAAAAGTATTTGTAGAAAATAAGTTGATTGCCTGA